The Paenibacillus amylolyticus genome contains the following window.
GGCACCCCACCGACAGGACAGAGACAAGCTACGGGCCAACATCATGGCAGGATTGACACGGTTCGGCCTGTCGGGTTATGAACAGGCCTATCCAGATGAATTGTCTGGCGGCATGCGGCAGCGGATAGCACTGCTTCGCACCATCCTTACAGGCGGTCAGCTCATGTTGCTGGATGAACCCTTCGGTGCACTCGATGCCTTAACCAAACGAGACATGCATCGCTGGTTATTGGAGCTGTGGGAAGGCTTTGGCCAAACCGTTCTGTTCATTACACATGACATTGAAGAAGCCCTGCTGTTAAGTGACCGGATCATCCTGTTAACTCCAGGAGGGCATGGTACGCAGTTACGGGAGATGACAGTTCCTTTGCCGCGGCCAAGGCATTCGGACATGATCTACGAACCAGCTCTTGTGCAGATGAGAAGACAACTGGAGGAACAATTGCATGCAAAGGCATAAAGGTAAAGCTAGCTTCTGGCCGTGGTGGTCGAAGTGCTTTTCCCAATATGGTCTGTTTATTATGCTCATGCTCTTATTACTCGCGATCTGGGAAGCGATTGTGCGTATGGGATGGGTGCCTTCCTTCATCATTCCCGCGCCAACGGCCATCGCAGGCTCACTGGTTGAGCATCGTCATCTGCTGCTGACCACCCATCTGCCTGCGACCTTTGTTGAGGTTGCTGTTGGTTTTGGAATGTCCATAGTGACCGGAATTACGCTGGCAACAGGCATGCATATGAATCGATCGATTGAAAAGGCTTTGTATCCCTTCATCGTGATCAGTCAGACCATACCGCTGATTGCCCTGTCTCCCGTGTTCATCCTGTGGTTTGGCTATACACTGTGGAGCAAAGTCGCCGTGGTGTTCCTGATTGCGTTCTTCCCCATTGTGGTCAGTACCTACGATGGACTTCGCCAAGGCGATCCAGAGCAGCGTGAACTGCTGCTCACCATGGGTGCCAGCAAGTGGGATATTTTTCGCAAACTCCAGATTCCTTTGGCCCTTCCCTCTTTTTCTCGGGGCTAAAGATGTCTGTGGTGTATTGCGTGGTTGGGGCAACAATTGGTGAATGGCTCGGTGGCAGCAAAGGCCTCGGATACTTCAGCCGCCGCATGTCCAGCAACATGAATACGGATGCGATGTTCGCCGCTATTGTGCTGTTATCCCTGCTGGGTATCGTTTTGTTTGCACTGATCGCCTGGCTGGAGAAACGGTTTGGCACACGGCGTCATGGAGAGAAAAAATAATTGGATAAAAAGCTACAAACCAAAATGATGAAATGAGGAACTTCATTTATGACTAACAAAGGTATATACGCCCTTCTTCCCATCACGCTCATAAGCCTGTTGCTAATCGTTAGCGGATGTGGCACCCCGGGCGTTGGCAAAAACACGCCAACACCAGATTCAAAAACCAATGCACAGACACAGCAAGCAGATTCGCCTGTAACTGAGCCGGCATCAGACACCAAGGACAAACTGTCCATCATGCTCGATTGGTACCCGAATGCAGTACATTCCTTCATCTATGTTGCTCAGGAAAAAGGATACTTTGCAGACCAGGATCTCGATGTCGACATTCAGATGCCTGCGGATACCAATGATTCACTCAAACTTGTGGCTGCCGGTAAAATCGATCTGGCTCTAAGCTACCAGCCCCAAATCCTGCTTGCGCGTGGCGAGAACATTCCTGTGCGTTCCATTGCCGCTGTCGTTCGGCACCCGCTTGTGCATCTGTTGACCGAAGCCAATGGAAACGTGAGTTCACCCAAAGATCTTGAGGGAAAAACGGTGGGCTATTCTTCGATTCCGCTGTATGAAGCGATGGTGCGTACGATGATCAGCTACGATGGTGGCAACCCGGATAACATGAGTCTGGTTGATGTTGGATTCGATCTGATTCCTTCCCTGGCTTCCGGACAGGCGGATGCAATTATGGGTGGTTTTATTAACCATGAACAATTGATTTTGGAGAAAGAAGGCCATGCCATGAAATCGATTAACCCTGTCGACTACGGCGTGCCTGATTATTATGAATTGGTCCTGACCGCAAGTGAGGCTGGCATTGAGACCAAAAAAGAACAGCTGACCCGATTCGTCAAAGCGATCCAGGAAGGACAGAAATATGTGACAGAGCATCCCGAAGAAGCCTTGAATATTCTGCTTGCTCATGAGAATGATACGTCTCCGCTTGACCCGGAGATCGAAACCAAAAGCCTGGCTCTTCTACTGCCCCTCATGAATGAAGAAGGTCAACCGTTTGGTCAGCAAGAAATGGCGTCGTGGGAGAATGTACGTGCATGGCTCGTGGCCACCGAACTGATTCCTGAATCGGTGAAAGCCGAGGATGCTTTTGTTAATCTGCAAGAAGAGTAAGGAAAATAGGGCTACGTGAACGAAGGGAAAGTGAATACAAGAAAGGGATCGAGGAGTAAGTGTAATGAAAGAAAAGAGAAGTTAGCAAGAACGTTGGGATCGGATGCATTAGGATTTGCGAAATGGAATTGCTTTCTGAACGGGTATTGTTTTGGCTGGAGCAAGCTTTGGAGGATCCGATTTTTTAGTAATTCTGGGTGGCTTAATGTGAATTTGGGGCGATCGAGTACCTCGTATGCGTTTGGGTGGCATGATATGTGGTCGGGTACCTTGTACGCGTTTTGGGTGGCATGATATGCGATCGGGCGCCTTGTATGCGTCTGGGTAGCATGATATGTGATCGGGTACCTTGTGCGCGTTTGGGTGGCATGATATGTGGTCGGGTACCTTGTACGCGTTTTGGTGGCATGATATGCGATCGGGCGCCTTGTATGCGTCTGGGTAGCATGATATGTGATCGGGTACCTTGTGCGCGTTTGGGTGGCATGATATGTGGTCGGGTACCTTGTACGCGTTTTGGTGGCATGATATGCATTTGGTCATATTGCGCATATCTTCAAATCTACCGTGAGCTGGATCGCACCTTAATGTTACCCGGATTAGAGCAGCGGCGAGCGCTAACGAATCTGAGACGTCTTATTCGAGGGTTTAAAGCAGTCTCAGAAATCTAAGGAATCTGAGACACGCTATATCAGAATAAACAGCCGTTTACAGCGTTTTAATCAAGGAATTTTGGAAAATAACGTGTCTGAAGTTCCTTACATTTTAAAAGTAGGATTTGACGGCCAAATAAGACGGCCTGGGTTCTTTAGAAACACCGTCTGGCCATTTGCATGGGATTCGCCAAAGCTGCACCATCAATTTCCTGGGAGTAATTGTTCAGTACCCGAACCATCGCTACAACTTCTCCTGAAACATTCGATATGCTCTCCATCTGTGTTCTCATCCATGCCATGTTATGTTTGCCCGACTCTGCCGTAGCCAGTGCACTTGTGGCCGCATCAGACACAACAATCGAGGATTCAGAGATATCCGTTATGCCTTTTGCGATCTCTTCCATGTTTCGTTTTTATATTGCTGTTTTTTGAATTGTAGCGCTTTTCTAAAGTAGCATTTCTGTCCCATTTACATTTTATGTGGATCCACCTTTCAGCTGTTTCAATCAAGGCTAGCTATAGATCAAGGTGATTCAATTTCCCTTCTATATCAAGTTACCAAAATCCATTTTTAGTGAGTTATGAAATTGATTTATTTTTACGTTTCTATTTTACTGATGCTTTCGTACCTCTTGTTGTCATTACACTCTGCGCCATAATCAGGCAAGGAGACTCATATTCTATTATTCTGCTGAGTGACTCTGCATATCAGGCTTCTGCCGGTGGTGTTACTTCAAAACAAGGAGGAAATTAGATGTCTTATCTGGAACGTGTTCGTACGCAAAATCCGCTGGTACACAATATTACCAACCTTGTCGTGGCTCCTTTTACCGCCAATGGTCTGCTCGCACTGGGTGCGTCCCCTTTATGGCCTATGCTCATGAAGAGGTCGCTGATGTCGCCAAAATGTCAGGCGCCGTGGTACTCAACATTGGTACACTCGATGACAAAATCGTTCAGGCGATCCGACTTGCAGGCCAATCGGCTAATGCGCATCATGTGCCTGTGGTGCTTGATCCCGTCGGTGCGGGCGCAACCGCCTATCGTACAGAAACCGTTCAGATGCTCGTTCGTGAGCTTCGTCTCACGGTACTGCGCGGCAATGTTGCGGAAGTCGCCAATGTCATTGGCGAAAGCTGGGGTATCAAAGGAGTCGATGCAGGATCAGGTGAAGGTGACCGGATCGAAATTGCGGAGCGGGCAGCTCAACAACTTGGCTGTGTCGTGGTCATCACGGGAAAAGAAGATATCATTACCGATGGACAGTCCACATTTCTCACAAGTAATGGACATGCACTGCTCACTCAGGTCACGGGTGCTGGCTGTCTGCTCAGTTCGGTGATTGGTGCTTTTGCAGCCATCGCGGAATCGGAAGACGATATTCTGGACAGTGTTGTTGAAGCACTCACTTTTTATAGCGTCAGCAGCTGAACTCGCGGCAGAGAAGACAGCTCATCAGGGACCCGGCAGCTTCCAGATCGAGTTGTTGAATCAACTGGCACAAGTAACGCCCAACCTCTTGGCAGATCGCGCACAGATCCGTCAGATCCGTGGAGGTGCAGTATGAGCATTGCTCAAGCGCTAACCATTGCAGGCTCCGATAACGGGGGCGGCGCAGGAATTCAGGCCGATCTGAAAACGTTCCAGGAGCTTGGTGTATACGGCATGACGGTTATCACGGCTATAGCTGCCCAAAATACAACAGGTGTACAGGGTGTCTTTCCCATCCCTTACGATGGCATTGCCCAGCAGTTGGACTCAACCGGAGAAGACTTTCAGCCAACCGCGGTGAAGACCGGCATGTTATATAGTGCCGAGATTATTCGACTCGTCGCTGAGAAGTGGCAGCAATATCGTTGGTCTAATCTGGTCATCGATCCCGTGATGGTCGCCAAAGGCGGTGCCCCCCTGCTCCAGCAGGAAGCTGTCCAGGCGCTGGTTACGGAACTGCTGCCCCATTCCCTGATCACAACACCTAATATTCCGGAAGCCGAACTGCTTACCGGAATGTCCATCACGAATCTTAGTCAGCGGGAAGAAGCCGCAAGAAGGATTGTAGAGATGGGCTCAACGTATGCTTTGGTCAAAGGTGGTCATGATGAAGGAAGTGGCATGATCGTGGATGTCCTCTATGATGGGCAGTCTTTTCATTATCTGGAGAATGTTCGTGTAATAACACGTCATACACACGGAACGGGATGCACATACTCTGCCGCCATCACCGCAGAGTTAGCCCAAGGTTCATCTGTTCTGGCTGCTGTCACGACCGCGCGAGCATTCATTCAGGCAGCCATTGAAGATGAACTGGGGATTGGGGCCGGACACGGGCCAACGAATCATTTTGCGTATCAGCGCAGACAGCG
Protein-coding sequences here:
- the thiD gene encoding bifunctional hydroxymethylpyrimidine kinase/phosphomethylpyrimidine kinase, whose amino-acid sequence is MSIAQALTIAGSDNGGGAGIQADLKTFQELGVYGMTVITAIAAQNTTGVQGVFPIPYDGIAQQLDSTGEDFQPTAVKTGMLYSAEIIRLVAEKWQQYRWSNLVIDPVMVAKGGAPLLQQEAVQALVTELLPHSLITTPNIPEAELLTGMSITNLSQREEAARRIVEMGSTYALVKGGHDEGSGMIVDVLYDGQSFHYLENVRVITRHTHGTGCTYSAAITAELAQGSSVLAAVTTARAFIQAAIEDELGIGAGHGPTNHFAYQRRQRGEQ
- a CDS encoding ABC transporter substrate-binding protein, which translates into the protein MTNKGIYALLPITLISLLLIVSGCGTPGVGKNTPTPDSKTNAQTQQADSPVTEPASDTKDKLSIMLDWYPNAVHSFIYVAQEKGYFADQDLDVDIQMPADTNDSLKLVAAGKIDLALSYQPQILLARGENIPVRSIAAVVRHPLVHLLTEANGNVSSPKDLEGKTVGYSSIPLYEAMVRTMISYDGGNPDNMSLVDVGFDLIPSLASGQADAIMGGFINHEQLILEKEGHAMKSINPVDYGVPDYYELVLTASEAGIETKKEQLTRFVKAIQEGQKYVTEHPEEALNILLAHENDTSPLDPEIETKSLALLLPLMNEEGQPFGQQEMASWENVRAWLVATELIPESVKAEDAFVNLQEE
- a CDS encoding ABC transporter ATP-binding protein; this encodes MTNHLTIKNVSFAFPEKKDSPVLANVSLQVQQGQFVSLIGSSGSGKSTLFKLLAGLLEPTVGTIDITDVPRGERLGRVAYMPQKDLLLSWRTVMENCLLPAELAPHRQDRDKLRANIMAGLTRFGLSGYEQAYPDELSGGMRQRIALLRTILTGGQLMLLDEPFGALDALTKRDMHRWLLELWEGFGQTVLFITHDIEEALLLSDRIILLTPGGHGTQLREMTVPLPRPRHSDMIYEPALVQMRRQLEEQLHAKA